Proteins co-encoded in one Synechococcus elongatus PCC 6301 genomic window:
- a CDS encoding MSMEG_0572/Sll0783 family nitrogen starvation response protein, whose protein sequence is MPEVTKPANQPGDFLVDYEEKVFPDVKAEPGEKALITFHTVAFEGSIGLVNLLQASRLINKGFETSILLYGPGVTLGVQRGFPKLGDAAFDGHLNFNARIQKFLDQGGKVYACRFALQALYGHGEGALIPGIRPINPLDAMDLILMHRKEGAFILDTWTL, encoded by the coding sequence ATGCCTGAAGTGACGAAGCCGGCCAATCAACCGGGTGATTTTCTGGTTGATTATGAAGAGAAAGTCTTTCCGGATGTCAAAGCAGAACCCGGTGAAAAAGCACTGATCACATTTCACACAGTCGCCTTTGAAGGGTCGATCGGTCTCGTCAACCTTCTCCAAGCTAGCCGCCTAATTAACAAAGGCTTTGAAACATCCATCTTGCTCTATGGGCCTGGGGTCACTCTCGGGGTTCAGCGTGGCTTTCCCAAGTTGGGTGATGCAGCCTTTGATGGTCACTTGAACTTCAACGCTCGGATTCAAAAGTTCTTGGACCAAGGTGGCAAAGTCTACGCTTGCCGATTTGCCCTACAGGCGCTTTACGGTCATGGCGAAGGAGCTTTAATCCCGGGAATCCGTCCGATTAATCCCCTGGATGCGATGGATCTGATCCTGATGCACCGCAAGGAAGGGGCTTTTATCCTCGACACTTGGACGCTCTAG
- a CDS encoding Nit6803 family nitrilase, with amino-acid sequence MADKIIVAAAQIRPVLFSLEGSVARVLAAMAEAAAAGVQLIVFPETFLPYYPYFSFVEPPVLMGRSHLKLYEQAFTMTGPELQQIARAARQHRLFVLLGVNERDGGSLYNTQLLISDQGDLLLKRRKITPTYHERMVWGQGGGAGLTVVETVLGKVGALACWEHYNPLARFSLMTQGEEIHCAQFPGSLVGPIFSEQTAVTLRHHALEAGCFVLSSTAWLDPADYDTITPDRSLHKAFQGGCHTAIISPEGRYLAGPLPEGEGLAIAELDKSLITKRKRMMDSVGHYSRPDLLSLRINRSPATQVQAIGSAAALPELPNLEAAPAETAEDYLHA; translated from the coding sequence ATGGCCGATAAAATCATTGTGGCAGCTGCACAAATCCGACCTGTTCTATTCAGTTTGGAAGGATCTGTTGCTCGGGTTCTAGCGGCCATGGCAGAAGCCGCAGCAGCGGGCGTTCAGCTGATTGTTTTCCCTGAAACCTTTCTGCCCTACTATCCTTATTTCTCCTTCGTCGAACCGCCGGTTCTGATGGGGCGATCGCACCTCAAGCTCTACGAACAAGCCTTCACAATGACGGGGCCGGAACTCCAGCAAATTGCCAGGGCTGCTCGACAGCATCGTCTCTTTGTTTTGCTCGGCGTCAATGAGCGAGATGGCGGTAGTCTTTACAACACTCAGCTATTGATTAGCGATCAGGGTGACTTACTTCTGAAGCGCCGCAAAATCACCCCGACCTATCACGAACGGATGGTCTGGGGACAAGGCGGTGGCGCGGGCCTAACCGTTGTCGAAACGGTGCTGGGTAAGGTTGGGGCCTTGGCTTGCTGGGAGCACTACAACCCCTTAGCCCGCTTCAGTCTGATGACTCAGGGGGAGGAAATTCACTGCGCCCAATTCCCAGGATCGCTGGTGGGGCCAATTTTTAGCGAGCAAACCGCGGTCACACTGCGTCACCATGCCCTCGAAGCCGGTTGCTTTGTGCTCAGCTCGACGGCTTGGTTGGATCCGGCCGACTACGACACAATCACTCCCGATCGTAGTTTGCACAAAGCCTTTCAAGGGGGCTGTCACACCGCGATCATCAGTCCCGAAGGGCGCTATCTCGCAGGGCCACTGCCCGAGGGCGAAGGACTCGCGATCGCTGAACTCGACAAAAGTTTGATCACCAAACGTAAGCGAATGATGGACAGCGTCGGTCACTATTCGCGCCCCGATTTACTCAGCCTTCGGATCAATCGCAGCCCTGCCACACAAGTGCAAGCGATCGGTTCAGCTGCTGCCTTGCCAGAACTACCGAACCTAGAAGCCGCACCGGCTGAGACTGCGGAGGACTATCTCCATGCCTAA
- a CDS encoding MSMEG_0568 family radical SAM protein — MPKSTSQSLGELVTELQVQGVMAPAVRGNPGRQGGAGPSDHRAITLEGTTVMVPVYNSTAQQSPYQLTTTADGGVALHHQGELTTTLETPPEPHFYNLQTAESIPYKAIALLHGKDVLATTLQQTCIRFRDRSESCQFCAIEQSLTSGQTIVRKTPEQVAEVVAAAVRLDGVRQLVMTTGTPNSRDRGARLMAETAAAVKAVVDIPIQAQCEPPDDPVWFSRMKAAGVNSLGMHLEVVEPEVRRRILPGKSELTLEHYYRAFEQAVAVFGRGEVSTYLLAGLGDSADSLIDCSRRLIAIGVYPFIVPFVPIAGTPLERHPAPTTAFMLQIYEAVGALLHDSDLRSAAMSAGCAKCGACSALSLFE, encoded by the coding sequence ATGCCTAAGTCAACGTCTCAGTCCTTAGGGGAGTTGGTGACGGAACTCCAAGTACAAGGGGTGATGGCTCCGGCGGTTAGAGGAAATCCTGGTCGCCAAGGCGGTGCAGGGCCTTCGGACCATCGGGCGATTACCCTCGAGGGCACAACAGTGATGGTGCCGGTTTACAACTCGACGGCGCAACAGTCGCCCTACCAGCTGACGACAACGGCGGATGGGGGTGTGGCTCTCCATCATCAAGGCGAGCTGACGACCACGCTGGAAACGCCGCCGGAACCCCATTTCTACAACTTGCAGACTGCGGAAAGCATTCCCTACAAGGCGATCGCCCTCCTGCACGGCAAGGATGTGCTGGCCACGACGCTGCAACAGACCTGCATTCGCTTTCGCGATCGCAGCGAGTCTTGCCAGTTCTGTGCGATCGAGCAGTCGCTGACCTCAGGCCAAACGATTGTTCGAAAGACGCCAGAGCAGGTCGCAGAAGTTGTGGCCGCAGCCGTTCGGCTGGATGGCGTTCGGCAACTGGTAATGACCACGGGCACGCCCAACAGTCGCGATCGCGGGGCTCGTCTGATGGCAGAAACAGCCGCAGCAGTGAAGGCAGTGGTGGACATACCGATTCAAGCCCAGTGTGAGCCACCGGATGATCCGGTCTGGTTCAGCCGAATGAAAGCTGCGGGTGTCAACAGTCTGGGCATGCATTTAGAAGTGGTGGAACCGGAGGTGCGTCGTCGCATCTTGCCGGGGAAATCGGAGCTGACCCTCGAGCATTACTACCGCGCCTTTGAGCAGGCCGTGGCCGTCTTCGGTCGCGGTGAAGTCTCGACTTACCTGCTAGCCGGACTCGGGGATAGCGCTGACAGCTTGATCGACTGCAGTCGGCGGCTGATTGCGATCGGCGTTTATCCATTCATCGTGCCGTTTGTGCCGATCGCGGGGACACCACTGGAACGTCATCCGGCTCCAACGACCGCTTTCATGCTGCAGATTTACGAAGCCGTGGGAGCACTGCTCCATGATTCCGATCTGCGATCGGCGGCCATGTCTGCGGGCTGCGCCAAATGTGGCGCTTGTTCTGCCCTCTCGCTGTTCGAGTAG
- a CDS encoding MSMEG_0567/Sll0786 family nitrogen starvation N-acetyltransferase — protein MYFLDPTSPELGQSRTSLPNSFVPSVRWGIGIDAEDFRLSPTASSDRFSFHLAQPPSPLLAGYWDLRRRIFCEEQGLFKDSDRDDQDAIAYPIAAVAHTGDAAGQVVGVVRILESSPRVWYGGRLGVDAAFRRQNQIGKGLIWKAVTTANAWGCDRFLATVQIQNVRFLQRLHWQSLDELEIRGLAHYLMEADLNYYQPARMLRPRRQAA, from the coding sequence ATGTACTTCCTTGATCCCACTAGTCCCGAGCTGGGCCAGAGCCGCACCTCCTTGCCAAACAGTTTTGTGCCCTCGGTGCGCTGGGGCATTGGCATTGATGCTGAAGACTTTCGACTGTCGCCAACGGCGAGTTCCGATCGCTTTTCTTTTCATCTGGCGCAGCCGCCTTCGCCGCTGCTGGCGGGCTACTGGGACCTGCGGCGACGCATTTTCTGCGAAGAGCAAGGGTTATTTAAAGACTCCGATCGCGATGATCAAGACGCGATCGCCTATCCGATTGCAGCAGTTGCTCACACCGGTGATGCGGCCGGGCAGGTTGTCGGTGTGGTCCGCATTCTCGAATCCTCACCTCGGGTCTGGTACGGCGGTCGCTTGGGCGTGGATGCCGCTTTTCGTCGCCAAAACCAGATTGGCAAAGGTCTGATCTGGAAAGCTGTGACCACGGCAAATGCTTGGGGCTGCGATCGCTTTTTGGCAACGGTGCAAATTCAAAATGTTCGCTTCTTACAACGCTTGCACTGGCAGTCGCTGGATGAGTTGGAAATTCGGGGCTTGGCCCATTATCTGATGGAAGCAGACCTCAACTACTACCAACCGGCCCGGATGCTCCGCCCCCGTCGTCAAGCCGCATGA
- a CDS encoding sll0787 family AIR synthase-like protein: MSDAAIAQDLAALAAQLQTLAGLQGKRDIQAAAASLPHRPFPKLGLAAALGDDAALLPATANRLLFACEGIHPDLVAEDPWFAGWSGVLVNLSDIAAMGGRPIAVVNSPWSRDRQHADQVFAGLQFAAEKFGIPIVGGHSNLQSPYSALSVAVLGQVGPHVLSARSAQAGDRCYLLINRDGQFYRHYPFWDAATGTAPEQLRRHWELMAQLADAGLVSAAKDVSMGGLIGTAVMFAETSGAGLDLHLDRLSYPAGVSRDRWLTCFPSFGFLLAVPEACCDRFLQRVATEPDLTCDHLGSFTNTGQVRLCDRQAQVCFWDCQEQSLMGFSALTDPESPH; this comes from the coding sequence ATGAGCGATGCTGCGATTGCCCAAGATTTGGCTGCTCTCGCGGCTCAACTCCAAACCTTGGCAGGCTTGCAGGGCAAGCGCGATATTCAAGCAGCAGCAGCGAGTTTGCCCCATCGGCCCTTTCCCAAATTGGGACTAGCAGCAGCCTTGGGTGATGATGCGGCTCTGTTACCTGCGACTGCTAACCGCTTACTCTTCGCTTGCGAAGGAATTCATCCCGACTTAGTGGCAGAAGATCCTTGGTTTGCTGGCTGGAGTGGTGTGCTGGTGAACCTCAGTGACATTGCCGCCATGGGTGGTCGTCCGATCGCGGTGGTCAATAGTCCCTGGAGCCGCGATCGCCAGCATGCTGATCAGGTGTTCGCCGGTCTTCAGTTTGCCGCCGAGAAATTTGGTATCCCGATCGTCGGGGGGCACTCCAACCTCCAAAGCCCCTACAGCGCCCTGTCCGTGGCAGTCCTAGGTCAAGTGGGTCCCCACGTCCTCTCAGCGCGATCGGCCCAAGCCGGCGATCGTTGCTACCTGTTGATCAACCGTGACGGCCAGTTCTATCGCCACTATCCCTTTTGGGATGCCGCCACAGGGACAGCGCCGGAACAGCTGCGTCGCCACTGGGAACTGATGGCGCAGTTAGCCGATGCTGGCTTGGTTTCAGCGGCTAAGGATGTCAGTATGGGCGGCTTGATTGGTACCGCCGTGATGTTCGCCGAAACCAGCGGTGCGGGGCTTGATCTCCACCTCGATCGCCTCAGCTATCCAGCCGGAGTTAGTCGCGATCGCTGGTTGACCTGTTTTCCTAGCTTTGGCTTCCTCCTTGCCGTCCCTGAAGCTTGCTGCGATCGCTTCCTACAACGAGTCGCGACAGAACCAGATCTAACCTGTGATCACCTGGGTTCTTTCACTAACACGGGTCAAGTGCGCCTCTGCGATCGCCAAGCTCAAGTCTGTTTTTGGGACTGTCAAGAGCAGTCCTTGATGGGCTTTTCAGCGCTGACTGATCCTGAATCGCCACACTGA
- the ruvB gene encoding Holliday junction branch migration DNA helicase RuvB, with the protein MAIVSSKSPDPAERRSQAKTKPSVSEPQDSLVRPQAAPEESQRPEDQIRPQRLADYIGQPELKDVLGIAIAAAKSRQESLDHLLLYGPPGLGKTTMALVLATEMGVQCRITTAPALERPRDIVGLLVNLQPGDVLFIDEIHRLPKVTEEILYPAMEDFRLDITIGKGQSARTPSITLHPFTLVGATTQIGALTSPLRDRFGLVQRLRFYEVEALTDIVQRTARLLNTPLDQAGAEEIAKRSRGTPRIANRLLRRVRDYAAVKAPGPITGAIAATALELYNVDPCGLDWTDRRLLSHLIENFGGGPVGLETLAAATGEDAQTVEEVYEPYLLQIGYLQRTPPGRVATPAAWRHLGYEPPQASGQLTLQQLLTEPET; encoded by the coding sequence ATGGCGATTGTTTCTTCGAAATCTCCCGACCCAGCCGAGCGGCGATCGCAGGCTAAAACGAAGCCCTCTGTTTCTGAACCACAGGATTCTCTGGTTCGCCCGCAGGCTGCTCCCGAAGAGAGTCAGCGACCGGAAGACCAAATCCGCCCGCAACGACTCGCGGATTACATCGGTCAGCCAGAGCTGAAGGATGTGCTAGGAATTGCGATCGCAGCGGCCAAAAGTCGTCAAGAAAGCCTCGATCATTTGCTGCTCTACGGGCCGCCAGGCTTAGGTAAAACGACAATGGCCTTGGTGCTGGCTACGGAAATGGGCGTGCAATGTCGGATCACCACGGCACCAGCGCTGGAACGCCCCCGCGATATCGTTGGTTTGCTGGTCAATCTGCAGCCGGGTGATGTGCTGTTCATCGACGAAATTCATCGTCTGCCCAAGGTCACGGAGGAAATTCTCTATCCAGCAATGGAGGACTTTCGGCTCGACATCACCATCGGCAAGGGCCAGAGTGCCCGCACCCCCAGTATTACGTTGCACCCTTTCACCCTCGTGGGCGCGACCACCCAGATTGGAGCTCTGACCTCACCCTTGCGCGATCGCTTTGGTCTGGTGCAACGGCTGCGTTTTTACGAGGTCGAAGCTTTGACGGATATTGTCCAGCGCACAGCGCGTCTGCTGAATACACCGCTCGATCAGGCTGGAGCTGAGGAAATTGCTAAGCGATCGCGGGGTACCCCACGAATTGCTAATCGCCTGCTACGACGGGTGCGCGACTATGCGGCTGTCAAAGCACCAGGGCCAATTACCGGGGCGATCGCGGCCACTGCTTTGGAGCTCTATAACGTTGATCCCTGCGGACTAGACTGGACCGATCGCCGCCTATTGTCCCACTTGATCGAGAACTTTGGCGGCGGTCCGGTCGGGTTGGAGACTTTAGCAGCGGCTACCGGCGAGGATGCTCAGACGGTGGAGGAAGTCTACGAGCCCTATCTGCTCCAGATTGGTTATTTGCAGCGAACTCCTCCCGGTCGAGTGGCTACGCCAGCAGCTTGGCGACATTTGGGTTACGAGCCACCACAAGCGAGTGGGCAGCTGACTTTGCAGCAACTGCTGACTGAACCGGAGACATGA
- a CDS encoding alpha/beta hydrolase, translated as MKTLLLGAFATATAAALFMPTSAQAANNVTLINGAWARSVTIGDLQAMAKQDQVQGFTLDAVDITHTQFQTVRDFLNRPINYKMVEADYLLNSASGEKLLDQIGMVMAPRTAGADGRQALRSAIILSLADDNRTTPLEIIQNYPTDARINLGALFAADAKFIPDALAFLDTNQQLAMQKTSIDWMIAQNPNTLSNRDFAQQEPLPLQESPAPVRGLW; from the coding sequence ATGAAAACACTGCTTTTGGGTGCTTTCGCAACTGCAACCGCTGCGGCCTTGTTCATGCCAACGTCTGCTCAGGCAGCGAACAATGTCACCCTCATTAATGGCGCTTGGGCGCGATCGGTGACGATTGGCGACCTGCAAGCCATGGCGAAGCAAGATCAAGTCCAAGGCTTTACCCTCGACGCAGTCGATATCACGCACACTCAGTTCCAAACGGTCCGCGATTTTCTGAATCGGCCGATCAACTACAAAATGGTTGAAGCCGATTACTTGCTGAACAGTGCTTCTGGCGAAAAACTGTTGGACCAAATCGGCATGGTTATGGCTCCTCGAACAGCCGGTGCAGATGGTCGTCAAGCACTGCGGAGTGCCATTATCCTTTCCTTGGCGGATGACAACCGCACGACCCCGCTGGAAATCATCCAAAACTATCCGACAGATGCTCGGATTAACTTGGGCGCCTTGTTTGCAGCCGACGCTAAGTTTATTCCTGATGCGCTGGCTTTCCTAGACACCAACCAGCAGCTAGCGATGCAAAAAACCAGCATCGATTGGATGATTGCCCAAAATCCCAATACGCTCTCTAACCGCGACTTTGCTCAACAGGAGCCCCTGCCGCTTCAAGAGAGCCCTGCACCCGTTCGAGGTCTTTGGTAA
- a CDS encoding RuBisCO accumulation factor 1, with amino-acid sequence MREFTPTTLSEEERQELLGQLRRKEGRWLAWARACQTLLKNGLDPQTLFEATGFEPIQQNQITVAMQVYDSILRQDPPAHVRETYQEWGSDLLYELRELDQEQRSLCAQLALERKLDADQIREVAKATKDFCRLPKQPENFDRHPGDAVAHQCWRLAQERTDLTERSRLIARGLQFAQSAGARALIEALLLDLSGVPSRKPPMLPIYRLETEEDLPRLLPFAGTLPLSSSQIEAIAAVEAEGPFGLVSSPQGQQWLALPGWQAILTAEDPIACLEQIDRLPNAPEGPTEAVVLVVDRADRDWDADHFFLVEQAEGARIQWSPSAIAAPILGRLVLILRPKRVLDEARDRNTLAV; translated from the coding sequence ATGCGTGAGTTCACCCCCACAACTCTCAGCGAGGAAGAACGTCAGGAACTGTTGGGGCAACTCCGACGCAAAGAAGGACGCTGGCTGGCTTGGGCAAGAGCTTGTCAGACCTTGCTCAAAAATGGACTCGATCCCCAAACCCTATTTGAAGCCACGGGCTTTGAGCCGATTCAGCAGAACCAAATTACGGTCGCCATGCAGGTCTATGACTCAATCCTGCGGCAAGATCCCCCGGCTCACGTTCGCGAGACCTATCAAGAATGGGGCAGTGACCTCCTCTACGAATTGCGCGAGCTGGATCAAGAGCAGCGATCGCTCTGTGCTCAACTCGCCCTAGAGCGCAAGTTAGACGCGGACCAAATCCGTGAAGTTGCTAAGGCCACGAAGGACTTTTGCCGACTGCCCAAGCAACCCGAAAACTTTGACCGCCACCCCGGCGACGCAGTCGCCCATCAATGCTGGCGCTTGGCTCAAGAACGGACGGACCTAACCGAGCGATCGCGCTTAATTGCCCGGGGTTTACAGTTTGCCCAGTCGGCGGGGGCTCGTGCCCTCATCGAAGCATTGCTGCTAGATCTCAGCGGGGTGCCCAGTCGCAAACCACCGATGCTGCCGATCTATCGACTGGAAACCGAAGAAGACCTACCGCGACTCCTCCCGTTTGCCGGCACATTGCCGCTCAGCAGCAGCCAAATTGAAGCGATCGCAGCGGTCGAAGCGGAGGGGCCCTTTGGACTAGTCTCCAGTCCACAAGGACAACAGTGGCTGGCATTGCCGGGTTGGCAAGCAATTCTGACCGCAGAAGATCCGATCGCCTGTCTCGAACAAATCGATCGCCTGCCCAACGCACCAGAAGGCCCCACAGAAGCGGTTGTTTTAGTAGTGGATCGTGCCGATCGGGACTGGGATGCCGATCACTTTTTCTTGGTCGAGCAGGCCGAAGGGGCAAGGATTCAGTGGTCGCCCTCCGCGATCGCTGCGCCCATCCTTGGTCGACTAGTGCTGATTTTGCGACCGAAGCGCGTCCTTGATGAAGCCCGCGATCGCAACACCTTGGCAGTTTGA
- a CDS encoding IS5 family transposase, giving the protein MLEPILPSANPLGSPRTVEIREVVNVWMYIAENGIQWRSLLHDFPAWQTVYGDFFRWRRLEIGEQANHTLSRQV; this is encoded by the coding sequence TTGCTCGAACCGATCTTGCCGTCGGCAAATCCCCTTGGCTCTCCGCGCACGGTGGAAATCCGAGAAGTCGTCAATGTCTGGATGTACATCGCGGAGAACGGCATCCAGTGGAGATCTCTACTTCATGACTTTCCAGCGTGGCAAACCGTCTATGGCGACTTCTTCCGCTGGCGGCGCTTAGAGATCGGGGAACAGGCTAATCACACCCTGAGTCGCCAAGTGTGA